Proteins co-encoded in one Corylus avellana chromosome ca9, CavTom2PMs-1.0 genomic window:
- the LOC132191483 gene encoding uncharacterized protein At3g17950-like, which translates to MAAPQEEGWPLGLRPLNARVGFVRNRDLSGSVSFSTLLTGSSSSSTISSSDLDTASTGSFFHDKSITLGSLIGVSSILELSRRSARGRTAETSRDRKGYKHKPWLFSLCSKLTTDAVNGSNTPSLRHFLEAERRTASMYRRNQIPATIYGPTDFSPTLPAPDTNSLFVGGQVAPLGESAGRKSNNQLLDANEYGVPLLFSCLRGSLIK; encoded by the exons ATGGCCGCACCACAG GAAGAAGGGTGGCCTTTGGGCTTGAGGCCACTGAATGCGAGAGTTGGGTTTGTGAGAAATCGTGATTTGTCTGGATCAGTCTCCTTCAGCACTTTGCTCACCGGTTCTTCCAGCTCCTCCACCATTTCTTCTTCAGATCTTGATACTGCG TCAACTGGGTCATTCTTCCACGACAAAAGCATCACGCTCGGCAGCCTCATTGGGGTTTCTAGCATTTTAGAGCTTTCACGAAGATCAGCAAGGGGGAGAACAGCAGAAACCTCAAGAGACAGAAAGGGCTACAAGCACAAGCCTTGGTTGTTCTCACTGTGCTCAAAGCTGACGACTGATGCTGTGAACGGGAGCAATACTCCGTCTCTCCGTCACTTTCTTGAAGCAGAGAGGAGAACTGCGAGCATGTACAGAAGGAATCAGATCCCGGCCACCATTTATGGACCGACTGATTTCTCACCCACCCTGCCCGCTCCGGACACGAACTCGCTTTTTGTCGGTGGCCAAGTTGCTCCACTGGGTGAGAGTGCTGGAAGAAAATCCAACAACCAATTATTAGATGCTAATGAGTATGGGGTTCCATTGCTCTTCTCATGCTTGCGTGGATCCCTCATTAAATGA
- the LOC132161900 gene encoding uncharacterized protein LOC132161900, producing the protein MASPIPYTVADDKDLDDAALWAVIDSAAASHSSSKSRKPLAIKFPNFQPLSSSPSPPTKLPRNHRTPTSADADSRVSAESEVVHEPWIYRPPRKIARTCASEVSKSSSPLVLLRNVQHTPTTPVYSSPESHLSPEIGRFDVKEISARSEGSSGSYGWREEENVRHSLSGRFPSVSLFKEYQNAAMAILEKTDYITISGNPFIKKSGWRKISFYFNLSFEIKDKTIEFDENRNVQRAEFVVRAYMQGGRFADAWGSCERREKRFLKPNHDIPSTAETRAKNKACQDLLGIGEYRPGASQVQS; encoded by the exons ATGGCCTCCCCAATTCCCTACACCGTCGCCGACGACAAGGACCTCGATGACGCCGCTTTGTGGGCCGTAATCGACTCCGCCGCAGCATCTCACTCCTCCTCCAAGTCCCGCAAACCGCTCGCGATCAAATTCCCTAATTTCCAACCCCTATCCTCTAGCCCCTCGCCGCCAACAAAGCTCCCTAGAAACCATAGGACCCCCACCTCCGCCGACGCCGATTCTAGGGTTTCGGCCGAGAGCGAGGTGGTGCACGAACCCTGGATTTATCGCCCGCCGCGCAAGATCGCCAGGACTTGCGCTTCGGAAGTGAGCAAGAGCAGCAGCCCTCTCGTCCTGCTCAGGAATGTGCAGCACACGCCTACCACGCCGGTGTATTCGTCTCCGGAATCGCATTTGTCGCCGGAGATTGGGAGGTTCGACGTGAAGGAGATTAGCGCTCGTTCGGAGGGCTCCTCCGGGAGCTATGGGTGGAGAGAGGAGGAGAATGTGAGGCATAGCTTGTCTGGAAGATTTCCATCGGTTTCGCTGTTCAAAGAGTATCAGAATGCTGCTATGGCG ATTTTGGAGAAAACTGATTACATAACGATTTCTGGAAACCCTTTCATAAAAAAATCAG GCTGGAGGAAGATATCATTTTACTTCAATCTCTCTTTTGAAATCAAAGACAAGACCATTGAGTTTGATGAGAACCGTAATGTTCAGCGTGCTGAATTTGTAGTTCGAGCATACATGCA AGGTGGTAGATTCGCAGATGCATGGGGCTCATGTGAGCGGCGTGAGAAGAggtttttaaaaccaaatcatGATATACCCAGTACAGCAGAGACCAGAGCCAAAAATAAAGCCTGCCAG GACCTGCTTGGAATTGGAGAATATCGACCTGGTGCAAGCCAAGTCCAGAGTTGA
- the LOC132162609 gene encoding (R)-mandelonitrile beta-glucosyltransferase-like, producing the protein MNLKISTEREEMEGADQKPHAVCVALPSQSHIKAMLKFSKLLHRKGFHITFVNTEFNHQRFLRSRGSNSLDGLPDFQFVTIPDSLPSSDPNATQDVVALCDSIMKNFLAPFSDLLRKLHNTENNPPVTCIVSDGFMAFTITAAHELGIPIAMLFTISACTLMALMHFSHLRDKGFTPLKDESYLTNGYLDTVIDWIPGMRDIQLRDLPSFIQTTDPNDVMFKFVVEAVERAAKASAIVVQTFDALEHEVLDALYPMFPRLYAIGPLQLLLNNSHNDPLKSIGYSLWVEETECLHWLNSRASNSVLYVNFGSITVMTPQQLIEFGWGLANSKHPFLWVIRPDLVVGELGILPPEFNEETKERGLIASWCPQEEVLNHPSIGGFLTHCGWHSTVESMTAGVPMLCWPFFADQQTNSKYTCNEWDIGMEIDNRANRDEVEKIVRELMEGDKGKKMRKKVMEWKKLAEEATGPLGSSSINLNNLVNEVLLPKA; encoded by the exons ATGAATCTGAAGATCAGCACAGAAAGAGAGGAAATGGAAGGAGCAGATCAAAAGCCTCATGCAGTTTGTGTTGCACTCCCTTCCCAAAGCCACATAAAGGCCATGCTCAAATTTTCAAAGCTTCTCCACCGCAAAGGCTTTCACATAACCTTTGTGAACACTGAATTCAACCACCAACGTTTTCTGAGATCGAGAGGCTCCAACTCCTTGGATGGTCTCCCTGACTTCCAATTCGTCACCATTCCCGACAGCCTCCCTTCGTCGGATCCCAACGCCACTCAAGACGTGGTTGCCCTTTGCGATTCCATTATGAAGAACTTCTTGGCTCCTTTTTCCGACTTGCTCCGGAAACTCCACAACACTGAAAACAATCCTCCGGTGACTTGTATTGTCTCCGATGGTTTCATGGCATTTACTATTACCGCTGCTCATGAACTTGGAATCCCTATTGCAATGCTCTTCACTATCTCTGCTTGCACCTTAATGGCTCTTATGCATTTTTCTCATCTCAGGGACAAAGGCTTCACGCCACTAAAAG ATGAGAGCTATCTAACAAATGGATATCTAGACACAGTTATAGATTGGATTCCAGGTATGAGAGACATCCAACTGAGGGATCTCCCGAGCTTTATTCAAACCACAGATCCAAATGATGTTATGTTCAAATTTGTTGTTGAAGCAGTAGAGAGAGCTGCCAAAGCTTCAGCAATCGTTGTTCAGACATTTGACGCGTTAGAGCATGAAGTTTTGGATGCTCTATACCCCATGTTTCCTCGGTTATATGCCATTGGTCCTCTCCAACTTCTGCTCAATAACTCACACAATGACCCTTTGAAATCAATTGGGTATAGTTTATGGGTAGAAGAAACTGAGTGTCTTCATTGGCTCAACTCAAGGGCATCCAACTCAGTATTATATGTGAATTTTGGCAGCATAACCGTCATGACACCACAACAGCTTATTGAGTTCGGTTGGGGACTTGCAAATAGCAAGCACCCTTTCTTGTGGGTAATTAGACCAGATTTAGTAGTAGGTGAATTGGGCATTTTGCCACCAGAGTTcaatgaagaaacaaaagaaagaggTCTAATAGCCAGTTGGTGCCCTCAAGAAGAAGTGCTGAACCACCCCTCAATTGGAGGATTCTTAACTCATTGCGGGTGGCATTCAACAGTCGAAAGTATGACCGCAGGAGTGCCAATGCTTTGTTGGCCATTCTTTGCAGATCAGCAAACAAACTCCAAGTATACTTGCAATGAATGGGACATTGGCATGGAGATTGATAATCGTGCCAATAGAGATGAAGTggagaagattgtgagagagttGATGGAGGGAGACAAGGgtaagaaaatgagaaaaaaggtCATGGAGTGGAAGAAATTGGCCGAGGAGGCCACTGGTCCACTTGGATCTTCATCCATCAACCTAAACAATTTGGTGAATGAAGTGCTTTTACCAAAAGCCTAG
- the LOC132162188 gene encoding uncharacterized protein LOC132162188, whose protein sequence is MHRSRAEGSSPLATVEDIQRRLLRPPSLHSTPPTSSISSPDGVPSSNSSQFKVSFTEFKTMKKEKKKLEDYLDPVLLSTVSSKIGRAKKVRPEAKPKKVAKDFEWPVDELNVFMADSKSENRGNWRSDEVVDLKDDLDLIGDSGEGEESCTPFRRFERTALCRFKGRG, encoded by the exons ATGCACAGAAGCAGAGCAGAAGGCTCAAGTCCTCTCGCGACCGTCGAAGACATACAGAGACGCCTTCTTCGTCCTCCCTCTCTCCACTCTACTCCTCCAACCTCATCCATCTCATCTCC AGATGGCGTTCCAAGCAGCAATTCCTCACAATTTAAGGTGAGTTTCACGGAGTTCAAGAcaatgaagaaggagaagaagaagctcGAGGATTACCTGGATCCTGTTCTTCTCTCCACGGTCTCTTCCAAGATCGGCCGCGCGAAGAAGGTTCGTCCGGAGGCGAAGCCGAAGAAAGTGGCCAAGGATTTCGAGTGGCCCGTCGATGAATTGAACGTGTTCATGGCAGATTCGAAGAGCGAGAACCGGGGCAATTGGAGGAGCGACGAAGTTGTGGATCTCAAGGACGATTTGGATCTGATTGGCGACTCTGGAGAAGGTGAAGAATCTTGCACTCCGTTTCGGCGTTTCGAGCGAACCGCGTTATGTCGTTTCAAGGGACGCGGTTAA